In the Streptomyces sp. cg36 genome, one interval contains:
- a CDS encoding zinc-binding alcohol dehydrogenase family protein: MRRVRFETNGGPEVLFVEEVAAPEPGAGELLVRTDAIGVTLPVVRKVREGSETFALGGEVAGTVVAVGAGVTAFAPGDRVTGLCFSHGYAELAVLHEAMASRVPDHASPVEAVALVRSGLVARGAYEAARPVRGESVLVTAAAGAVGQLALQLARAGGASRVVAAVSSAEKVGFVREMGADDVVLYGDASWGEPVDIVLDGVGGELLTPAVKALAPGGRLVAFSSGGGTIEAYDLLVGGKSVVAFQMALIARTRPEWYAAWRDELWELHRAGALRAAVHAALPLEEAGRAHELIESRRNQGKVVLLTGAA; the protein is encoded by the coding sequence ATGCGTCGCGTTCGCTTTGAAACCAACGGCGGTCCCGAAGTCCTGTTCGTCGAGGAAGTCGCGGCTCCCGAGCCCGGGGCCGGTGAGCTGCTCGTGCGTACCGATGCCATCGGCGTCACCCTGCCCGTCGTACGCAAGGTGCGTGAGGGCAGCGAGACGTTCGCGCTGGGCGGTGAGGTCGCGGGGACGGTGGTCGCCGTCGGTGCGGGCGTCACCGCCTTCGCCCCGGGCGACCGCGTCACCGGCCTCTGCTTCAGCCACGGATACGCCGAACTGGCCGTCCTCCACGAGGCCATGGCCTCCCGCGTCCCCGACCACGCCTCCCCCGTCGAGGCGGTCGCGCTGGTCCGCAGCGGGCTGGTGGCGCGCGGTGCGTACGAGGCGGCGCGGCCGGTGCGCGGCGAGTCGGTGCTGGTGACGGCGGCGGCCGGCGCCGTCGGCCAGCTGGCTCTGCAACTGGCGCGGGCGGGCGGTGCCTCGCGGGTGGTGGCGGCCGTGAGCTCCGCCGAGAAGGTCGGCTTCGTACGGGAGATGGGCGCCGACGACGTGGTGCTGTACGGCGACGCGTCCTGGGGCGAGCCGGTCGACATCGTCCTCGACGGTGTCGGCGGCGAGCTGCTCACCCCGGCCGTGAAGGCGCTCGCCCCCGGTGGGCGGCTGGTGGCCTTCAGCTCGGGCGGCGGCACCATCGAGGCGTACGACCTGCTGGTCGGCGGCAAGTCGGTGGTGGCGTTCCAGATGGCGCTGATCGCCCGTACCCGGCCCGAGTGGTACGCGGCCTGGCGCGACGAGCTCTGGGAGCTGCACCGCGCGGGCGCTCTGCGCGCGGCCGTGCACGCCGCGCTGCCGCTGGAAGAGGCGGGCCGCGCCCATGAACTGATCGAGTCGCGCCGCAATCAGGGCAAGGTCGTGCTGCTCACCGGCGCGGCGTGA
- a CDS encoding MFS transporter gives MRKWGPLVAVCLGTFMLLLDVTIVTVALPDMASSLDASLSGLQWVIDVYALALAALLLGAGAGADRAGRRKFYAAGTVLFAGASLACGLAGDSGTLIAMRALQGVGAAAMFATTLPLLGASYQGRDRSLALGVWGAVNGAAAALGPILGGLLTEGFGWRWIFFVNLPVSAVAVWLTVRVVPESKSPAGGRADWAGTALFALFAGTLTYGAVNAGTDGWGDARTLVSFAASAAALLCFVLVESRAPQPLMDLSLLRRPAFVGVLVAALALNSAAFGVLPYTSIWLQTLLGMSPVTGGLALVPLALASFVTSALGGRLLHGVAPRVLICVGLVLIGAGLFGQALLDVDSDWKTLVAGLVVTGIGVGLVSPALASAALAAVPQRSSGMATGAMNTVRQLGYAVSIAVFGTLATSRMADSLHSTPEARALAGGAAGALRGRVSDESLHSAFASGLNGAAVAAGGLALVAALAVFALVRTPKSAPAQVRTNAPVPVERA, from the coding sequence ATGCGTAAGTGGGGGCCGCTGGTCGCGGTGTGCCTGGGCACTTTCATGCTGCTGCTGGATGTGACCATCGTGACGGTGGCGCTGCCCGACATGGCCAGTTCGCTGGACGCGTCGCTGTCGGGGTTGCAGTGGGTGATCGACGTGTACGCGCTGGCGCTGGCCGCGCTGCTGCTGGGCGCGGGCGCCGGTGCGGACCGGGCGGGGCGCCGTAAGTTCTACGCGGCGGGCACGGTCCTGTTCGCGGGTGCCTCCCTCGCCTGCGGCCTCGCGGGCGACTCGGGCACGCTGATCGCGATGCGCGCCCTGCAGGGCGTCGGCGCGGCGGCCATGTTCGCGACCACGCTGCCGCTGCTGGGCGCCTCCTACCAGGGGCGCGACCGGTCGCTGGCGCTCGGTGTGTGGGGCGCGGTCAACGGCGCCGCCGCGGCGCTCGGCCCGATCCTGGGCGGGCTGCTCACCGAGGGCTTCGGCTGGCGGTGGATATTCTTCGTCAACCTGCCGGTGAGCGCGGTCGCGGTGTGGCTGACGGTCCGGGTGGTCCCGGAGTCCAAGAGCCCGGCGGGCGGGCGCGCCGACTGGGCGGGCACGGCCCTGTTCGCGCTCTTCGCGGGGACGCTGACCTATGGCGCGGTGAACGCCGGTACGGACGGCTGGGGCGACGCGCGGACCCTGGTCTCGTTCGCGGCCTCGGCCGCCGCGCTGCTGTGCTTCGTGCTGGTGGAGAGCCGGGCGCCGCAGCCGCTGATGGATCTGTCGCTGCTGCGCCGCCCGGCGTTCGTGGGGGTGCTGGTGGCCGCGCTGGCCCTGAACTCGGCGGCCTTCGGTGTGCTCCCGTACACCTCGATATGGCTGCAGACGCTGCTCGGGATGAGTCCGGTGACCGGTGGTCTCGCGCTGGTGCCGCTGGCTCTGGCGTCGTTCGTGACGTCGGCGCTGGGCGGCCGTCTGCTGCACGGGGTCGCGCCCCGGGTGCTCATCTGCGTGGGTCTGGTGCTGATCGGGGCGGGGCTGTTCGGCCAGGCGCTGCTGGACGTCGACTCCGACTGGAAGACGCTGGTGGCCGGGCTCGTGGTGACGGGCATCGGGGTGGGTCTGGTGAGTCCGGCGCTCGCCTCGGCGGCGCTGGCGGCGGTGCCGCAGCGCAGCAGCGGTATGGCGACGGGCGCGATGAACACCGTGCGCCAGCTCGGCTACGCGGTGAGCATCGCGGTCTTCGGCACCCTGGCCACCTCCCGGATGGCCGACTCGCTGCACAGCACGCCCGAGGCGCGGGCGCTGGCGGGCGGGGCGGCGGGTGCGCTGCGCGGCCGGGTCTCCGACGAGTCCCTGCACTCGGCGTTCGCGTCGGGTCTGAACGGGGCGGCGGTGGCGGCCGGCGGGCTGGCGCTGGTGGCGGCGCTCGCGGTGTTCGCGCTGGTGCGGACGCCGAAGAGCGCGCCGGCCCAAGTACGGACCAATGCGCCGGTGCCGGTAGAGCGGGCGTGA
- a CDS encoding long-chain fatty acid--CoA ligase: protein MATAPHVGGLADVVFDHARDDPDRVALARKDASGQWRDVTSAEFRDEVFALAKGLIADGVRFGDRVAVMSRTRYEWTLFDFALWTIGAQPVPVYPTSSAEQVFWMLHDSEVTACVVEHEDHAMTIGSVVDRLPHLKRLWQLDAGAHGELVELGRPIEDEVVHRHRRAVTPESTATVIYTSGTTGRPKGCVITHANFMFEADTMVARWEPVFHSRPGDEAATLLFLPLAHVFGRMVEVAAVRGRVKLGHQPALSASALLPDLQSLRPTFILAVPYIFEKVFNAARRRAESEGRTGPFDKAVEVAVKYAEALEQRAFGLGPGPSAALRMQHQFFEKVVYAKVREAMGGRVRHAMSGGSSMGRRLGLFFAGAGVTIYEGYGLTESTAAATANPPERTRYGSVGQPVPGTTVHIAEDGEVWLHGGQVFSGYLNEPKATEKVLKDGWLATGDLGVLDEDGYLTITGRKKEILVTSGGKSVSPVALEERVRAHPLVAQCIVVGNDRPYIAALVTLDQEAVDHWLSLRDKPPLTPSELVRDPDLETEVRRAVVAANTLVSQAEQIRTFRILAHQFTEEHGLLTPSLKLKRRAIEGAYTVEVDALYR, encoded by the coding sequence ATGGCGACGGCGCCGCACGTCGGCGGCTTGGCGGACGTCGTCTTCGACCATGCCCGGGACGACCCGGACCGGGTGGCGCTGGCCCGCAAGGACGCGTCGGGCCAGTGGCGGGACGTGACCTCGGCGGAGTTCCGGGACGAGGTGTTCGCGCTGGCCAAGGGGCTGATCGCGGACGGCGTCCGGTTCGGCGACCGGGTCGCGGTGATGTCCCGTACGCGGTACGAGTGGACCCTCTTCGACTTCGCGCTGTGGACCATCGGGGCGCAGCCGGTCCCGGTCTATCCGACCTCCTCGGCCGAGCAGGTCTTCTGGATGCTGCACGACTCCGAGGTCACCGCGTGCGTGGTCGAGCACGAGGACCACGCCATGACGATCGGTTCGGTGGTGGACCGGCTGCCGCACCTGAAGCGGCTGTGGCAGCTGGACGCGGGGGCGCACGGCGAGCTGGTGGAGCTGGGCCGGCCGATCGAGGACGAGGTGGTGCACCGGCACCGCCGTGCGGTGACGCCCGAGTCGACGGCCACCGTCATCTACACCTCGGGGACCACCGGCCGCCCCAAGGGCTGTGTGATCACGCACGCCAACTTCATGTTCGAGGCGGACACGATGGTCGCCCGCTGGGAGCCGGTCTTCCACTCCCGGCCGGGCGACGAGGCGGCCACCCTGCTGTTCCTGCCGCTGGCGCACGTCTTCGGGCGGATGGTGGAGGTGGCGGCCGTGCGCGGCCGGGTGAAGCTGGGCCATCAGCCCGCGCTCTCCGCGTCCGCACTGCTGCCCGACCTCCAGTCGCTGCGGCCCACCTTCATCCTGGCGGTCCCGTACATCTTCGAGAAGGTCTTCAACGCGGCCCGCAGACGCGCCGAGTCGGAAGGGCGGACCGGTCCCTTCGACAAGGCGGTGGAGGTCGCGGTCAAGTACGCGGAGGCGCTGGAGCAGCGGGCCTTCGGCCTGGGGCCGGGGCCGTCGGCCGCGCTGCGGATGCAGCACCAGTTCTTCGAGAAGGTGGTGTACGCCAAGGTCCGCGAGGCGATGGGCGGCCGGGTGCGGCACGCGATGTCCGGCGGGTCCAGCATGGGCCGGCGGCTGGGGCTGTTCTTCGCGGGTGCGGGCGTCACCATCTACGAGGGGTACGGCCTGACGGAGTCCACCGCCGCCGCCACCGCCAATCCGCCGGAGCGCACCCGTTACGGTTCGGTCGGCCAGCCGGTGCCCGGCACCACCGTGCACATCGCGGAGGACGGGGAGGTGTGGCTGCACGGGGGGCAGGTCTTCTCCGGGTACCTCAACGAGCCCAAGGCCACCGAGAAGGTCCTCAAGGACGGCTGGCTCGCCACCGGTGACCTGGGCGTCCTGGACGAGGACGGCTATCTCACCATCACCGGCCGCAAGAAGGAGATCCTGGTGACGTCCGGCGGCAAGAGCGTCTCGCCGGTGGCGCTGGAGGAACGCGTGCGGGCGCATCCGCTGGTGGCCCAGTGCATCGTCGTCGGCAACGACCGGCCGTACATCGCGGCCCTGGTCACCCTCGACCAGGAGGCCGTCGACCACTGGCTGTCGCTGCGGGACAAGCCGCCGCTGACCCCGTCCGAGCTGGTCCGGGACCCGGACCTGGAGACCGAGGTGCGGCGGGCCGTGGTGGCCGCCAACACCCTGGTCTCGCAAGCCGAGCAGATCCGGACCTTCC
- a CDS encoding LysR substrate-binding domain-containing protein, which yields MYEPHQLRTFLAVAQTLSFTRAARRLGVRQSTVSQHVRRLEEAAGRQLFSRDTHSVRLTEDGEAMLGFAGTILAAHERAAAYFTGTRLRGRLRFGASEDFVLTRLPEILESFRRDHPEVDLELTVELSGTLHRRLEAGRLDLVLAKRRPGDTHGEPVRHDTLCWIGAPGLRIDPDRPVPLILFPPPGITRARALEVLEEHGRAWRIACTSGSLSGLVAAARAGLGVMAHARGLVPPGLVPLPPRSGLPELGGVDFVLLHGRRRASAQEAADALAAAILAGGDRLQGPLRRDDGL from the coding sequence GTGTACGAGCCCCACCAGCTGCGGACGTTCCTCGCGGTCGCGCAGACGCTCAGCTTCACCCGGGCCGCCCGGCGGCTGGGGGTGCGGCAGTCGACGGTGAGCCAGCACGTGCGGCGGCTGGAGGAGGCGGCCGGGCGGCAGCTGTTCAGCCGGGACACGCACAGCGTGCGGCTGACCGAGGACGGCGAGGCCATGCTGGGCTTCGCGGGCACGATCCTGGCCGCGCACGAGCGGGCCGCGGCCTACTTCACCGGCACGCGGCTGCGCGGCCGGCTGCGGTTCGGGGCCTCGGAGGACTTCGTGCTCACCCGGCTGCCGGAGATCCTGGAGTCCTTCCGGCGCGATCATCCGGAGGTCGACCTGGAGCTGACCGTCGAGCTCTCGGGCACCCTGCACCGCCGTCTTGAGGCGGGGCGGCTCGATCTGGTGCTCGCCAAGCGGCGCCCGGGCGACACCCACGGCGAGCCGGTCCGGCACGACACGCTGTGCTGGATCGGCGCGCCCGGCCTGCGGATCGACCCCGACCGGCCGGTGCCGCTGATCCTGTTCCCGCCGCCGGGCATCACCCGGGCCCGGGCGCTGGAGGTCCTGGAGGAGCACGGGCGCGCCTGGCGCATCGCCTGTACGAGCGGCAGCCTCAGCGGGCTGGTCGCGGCTGCCCGGGCGGGGCTCGGCGTGATGGCGCACGCGCGCGGCCTGGTGCCGCCGGGGCTGGTGCCGCTGCCGCCCCGGTCCGGGCTTCCGGAGCTCGGCGGGGTGGACTTCGTCCTGCTGCACGGCAGGCGGCGGGCCTCGGCGCAGGAGGCGGCGGACGCTCTGGCGGCGGCGATCCTGGCGGGCGGCGACCGGTTGCAGGGGCCGCTCCGGCGGGACGACGGGCTCTAG
- a CDS encoding MarR family winged helix-turn-helix transcriptional regulator — MTANPTPHPAPLPALQRIQALPSWILGRVAARGRGLVAAAVAEEGAKMWPHAVLAAVSEFGPIAQAELGRRISLDAKDLVGVLNGLQADGYVVREPDPVDRRKNAVTLTPAGERMLARCAEAAERANAELLAPLDPAEQRQLLELLRRIGLDEEA, encoded by the coding sequence GTGACCGCGAACCCCACTCCTCACCCCGCCCCCCTCCCCGCCCTCCAGCGCATCCAGGCGCTGCCCAGCTGGATCCTCGGCCGGGTCGCCGCCCGTGGCCGAGGGCTCGTCGCCGCGGCCGTGGCCGAGGAGGGCGCCAAGATGTGGCCCCACGCCGTACTGGCGGCCGTCTCGGAGTTCGGGCCGATCGCCCAGGCGGAGCTCGGCCGCCGGATCTCGCTCGACGCCAAGGACCTGGTCGGCGTGCTCAACGGCCTGCAGGCCGACGGGTACGTCGTACGGGAGCCCGACCCCGTGGACCGCCGCAAGAACGCCGTCACGTTGACCCCGGCCGGGGAGCGGATGCTGGCCCGCTGCGCCGAGGCGGCGGAGCGGGCGAACGCCGAACTCCTCGCTCCGCTCGACCCGGCCGAGCAGCGGCAGTTGCTGGAACTGCTGCGGCGGATCGGCCTCGACGAGGAGGCGTGA
- a CDS encoding isochorismatase family protein has product MTAPDAPLDPARTALVLVDLMDRIVALPLAPRTGDEVLLTAQELAARARTAGAPVVLVRVERPHVEAQPPGSGLVEGLAQEGDLVVVKRTIGGFHGTGLHELLAERGVTTLVFGGIATNLGVESTARAAADLGYELVFAEDAMAALTADEHRAATALNFPRLGQVRPAAEVVFADQAG; this is encoded by the coding sequence ATGACCGCACCTGACGCCCCGTTGGACCCCGCCCGCACCGCGCTGGTCCTCGTCGACCTGATGGACCGCATCGTCGCCCTGCCGCTCGCGCCCCGCACCGGGGACGAAGTGCTGCTCACCGCGCAGGAGTTGGCGGCCAGGGCCCGCACGGCGGGCGCGCCCGTCGTCCTCGTACGGGTCGAACGCCCCCACGTCGAGGCCCAGCCGCCCGGCAGCGGCCTCGTCGAGGGGCTGGCCCAGGAGGGCGACCTGGTCGTGGTGAAGCGGACCATCGGCGGCTTCCACGGCACCGGCCTGCACGAACTGCTGGCCGAGCGCGGTGTCACCACGCTGGTCTTCGGCGGCATCGCCACCAACCTCGGCGTCGAGTCGACCGCCCGCGCCGCCGCCGACCTCGGCTACGAACTCGTCTTCGCCGAGGACGCGATGGCGGCGCTCACCGCCGACGAGCACCGCGCGGCGACCGCGCTCAACTTCCCGCGCCTGGGCCAGGTCCGACCGGCCGCGGAGGTCGTCTTCGCGGACCAGGCGGGCTAG
- a CDS encoding Lrp/AsnC family transcriptional regulator, which produces MESAEFDELDQKLVSALVLDGRAPFSRIAAVLGVSDQTVARRYRRLYTEGELRVVCVRDTERLGLTRWMLRLRCTPDASVSIATALARRPDTAWIGLTSGGTEVVCTTESRRPEDHEALLLGKLPRTPSIVEIGAHQLLHRFFGGPLGWFAKDSALTAGERAALTPEPFEPATGPLRLDAADEALIDALAANGRAGYPELQKATGRSESAVKRRLDQLLRSGALFVDVEFDTNRFGFRTRAVLWITVAPSALASVGAALASHTEVAFAAATSGPANVVAVVICRDPAALYAYLSERLGTLDGVQHVESAPVLREVKRLTYGGERPARGAWS; this is translated from the coding sequence ATGGAATCAGCCGAGTTCGACGAGCTCGACCAGAAACTGGTGAGCGCCCTGGTGCTCGACGGGCGCGCCCCCTTCAGCCGGATCGCCGCCGTGCTCGGCGTCTCCGACCAGACCGTCGCCCGCCGCTACCGCAGGCTCTACACCGAGGGCGAACTCCGCGTCGTCTGCGTCCGCGACACCGAACGGCTCGGCCTCACCCGCTGGATGCTCCGGCTGCGCTGCACCCCCGACGCCTCCGTCTCCATCGCCACCGCGCTCGCCCGGCGGCCCGACACCGCCTGGATCGGACTCACCTCCGGCGGCACCGAAGTGGTGTGCACCACCGAGTCCCGCCGCCCCGAGGACCACGAGGCGCTGCTGCTCGGCAAGCTGCCGCGCACCCCGAGCATCGTCGAGATCGGCGCCCACCAGCTGCTCCACCGCTTCTTCGGCGGCCCCCTCGGCTGGTTCGCCAAGGACTCCGCCCTCACCGCCGGGGAACGGGCGGCCCTGACCCCCGAGCCCTTCGAACCGGCCACCGGCCCGCTCCGGCTGGACGCCGCCGACGAGGCACTCATCGACGCACTCGCCGCCAACGGCCGCGCCGGCTACCCCGAACTCCAGAAGGCCACCGGACGCTCCGAGTCCGCCGTCAAACGGCGCCTGGACCAACTGCTGCGCTCCGGGGCGCTCTTCGTCGACGTCGAGTTCGACACCAACCGGTTCGGCTTCCGCACCCGGGCCGTGCTGTGGATCACGGTCGCGCCCTCGGCGCTGGCCTCGGTGGGCGCGGCGCTCGCCTCCCACACCGAGGTCGCCTTCGCCGCCGCGACCTCCGGCCCGGCCAACGTCGTCGCCGTCGTCATCTGCCGCGACCCGGCCGCGCTCTACGCCTACCTCAGCGAAAGACTCGGCACCCTGGACGGCGTCCAGCACGTCGAGAGCGCACCGGTGCTGCGCGAGGTCAAACGGCTCACGTACGGGGGCGAGCGCCCGGCGCGCGGCGCGTGGTCCTGA
- the fdhD gene encoding formate dehydrogenase accessory sulfurtransferase FdhD, translated as MGRVTERRRVIRIRDGAVSARPDTLVAEEPLEIRLNGKPLAITMRTPGDDFALAAGFLVSEGVLGAAEEVQSIVYCAGATADGVNTYNVVDVKLAPGVAVPDITLERNVYTTSSCGLCGKASLDAVRTQARFPIRDAPPVRLAPELLADLPDRLRSAQRVFDRTGGLHAAALFSEEGELLDVREDVGRHNAVDKLVGRALQDGRLPLSRSVLLVSGRASFELAQKAVMAGIPVLAAVSAPSSLAVDLAAETGLTLVGFLRGASMNVYAGEHRIALEAPAARG; from the coding sequence ATGGGACGGGTCACCGAGCGCCGCCGCGTCATACGCATCCGGGACGGGGCCGTCTCCGCGCGGCCGGACACGCTCGTGGCCGAGGAGCCACTGGAGATCCGGCTGAACGGCAAGCCGCTCGCCATCACCATGCGCACCCCGGGCGACGACTTCGCGCTCGCGGCCGGGTTCCTGGTCAGCGAGGGCGTGCTGGGGGCGGCGGAGGAGGTGCAGTCGATCGTGTACTGCGCCGGGGCGACCGCCGACGGCGTCAACACGTACAACGTGGTGGACGTGAAGCTCGCGCCCGGCGTCGCCGTCCCCGACATCACGCTGGAACGCAACGTCTACACGACGTCCTCGTGCGGCCTGTGCGGCAAGGCGAGCCTGGACGCGGTCCGTACGCAGGCCCGTTTCCCGATCCGCGACGCTCCCCCGGTGCGGCTGGCGCCCGAGCTGCTCGCGGACCTGCCGGACCGGCTGCGGTCGGCCCAGCGCGTCTTCGACCGCACCGGCGGGCTGCACGCGGCGGCACTGTTCTCCGAGGAGGGCGAGCTGCTGGACGTGCGCGAGGACGTGGGCCGCCACAACGCGGTGGACAAGCTGGTGGGCCGGGCCCTCCAGGACGGGCGGCTGCCGCTGTCGCGGTCGGTGCTGCTGGTGTCGGGCCGGGCCTCGTTCGAGCTGGCCCAGAAGGCCGTCATGGCCGGAATTCCCGTACTGGCGGCCGTCTCGGCGCCGTCGTCGCTCGCGGTCGACCTCGCCGCCGAGACCGGCCTGACCCTGGTCGGCTTCCTGCGCGGGGCCTCCATGAACGTGTACGCGGGCGAACACCGCATCGCCCTGGAGGCCCCGGCGGCGCGGGGCTAG
- a CDS encoding bile acid:sodium symporter family protein: MALIGTVALAALLPASGSAARVAGDAATGAVSLLFLLYGARLSTREALDGLRHWRLHLTVLACTFVLFPLLGLAARGLVPWALTPDLYRGLLFLCLVPSTIQSSIAFTSIARGNVPAAICAGSFSSLAGILVTPLLAALLLGGGAGGVSVDSVGRIALQLLVPFVAGQLLRRLGDRRRRARADGRPGADAPRPGFLDRHRTLLGLVDRGSILLVVYTAFSEGMVRGIWHTVSPARLGVLLVVEAVLLTAMLALSWYGGRRLGFGRADRVAIQFAGSKKSLAAGLPMASVLFGAQASLAVLPLMLFHQMQLMVCAVLARRRARDPLEEPVDSLEEPVAEPRATANPAALTPRR, translated from the coding sequence ATGGCGCTCATCGGCACGGTCGCCCTCGCCGCCCTGCTGCCCGCCTCCGGGAGCGCCGCGCGGGTCGCGGGCGACGCCGCGACCGGCGCCGTCTCCCTGCTCTTCCTCCTCTACGGGGCCCGGCTCTCCACCCGCGAGGCCCTGGACGGACTGCGCCACTGGCGGCTCCACCTCACCGTCCTGGCCTGCACGTTCGTCCTCTTCCCGCTGCTCGGCCTGGCGGCCCGCGGGCTGGTGCCGTGGGCGCTCACCCCGGACCTGTACCGCGGCCTGCTCTTCCTGTGCCTGGTGCCGTCCACCATCCAGTCGTCGATCGCCTTCACCTCGATCGCGCGCGGCAACGTGCCCGCCGCGATCTGCGCGGGCTCCTTCTCCAGCCTGGCCGGGATCCTCGTGACCCCGCTGCTCGCCGCACTGCTGCTCGGGGGCGGCGCGGGCGGGGTCTCGGTGGACTCGGTGGGCCGCATCGCCCTCCAGCTCCTGGTGCCGTTCGTCGCCGGGCAGCTGCTGCGCCGCCTGGGCGACCGGCGGCGGCGCGCACGGGCCGACGGTCGGCCGGGCGCCGACGCGCCGCGGCCCGGCTTCCTCGACCGGCACCGCACCCTGCTGGGCCTGGTGGACCGGGGCTCGATCCTGCTGGTCGTCTACACCGCGTTCAGCGAAGGCATGGTCCGCGGCATCTGGCACACGGTGAGCCCGGCCCGGCTCGGCGTCCTGCTCGTGGTCGAGGCGGTGCTGCTCACCGCGATGCTGGCGCTCAGCTGGTACGGGGGCCGCAGGCTCGGCTTCGGGCGGGCCGACCGGGTGGCGATCCAGTTCGCCGGTTCGAAGAAGAGCCTGGCGGCCGGACTGCCCATGGCCAGCGTGCTGTTCGGCGCCCAGGCGTCGCTCGCGGTGCTGCCGCTGATGCTGTTCCACCAGATGCAGCTGATGGTGTGCGCGGTACTGGCGCGGCGCAGGGCCCGCGACCCGCTGGAGGAGCCGGTCGACTCCTTGGAAGAGCCGGTGGCGGAGCCGCGCGCCACCGCGAACCCGGCCGCCCTCACGCCGCGCCGGTGA
- a CDS encoding beta-ketoacyl-ACP synthase III gives MRGSRVVALGHYQPAKVLTNDELAAMVETSDEWIRSRVGIHTRHVAGPDEPVDELAAHAGAKALAAAGLSPADIDLVIVATSTAVDRSPNTAARVAARLGMGAPAVMDLNVVCAGFTHALATADHAVRAGSSTRALVIGADKMTGVTDWSDRTTCVLVGDGAGAAVVETAAEELIGPVLWGSVPEMGHAVRIEGTPPVFAQEGQAVYRWATTQLPPIARRVCERAGVTPEELAAVVLHQANLRIIEPVARKIGAVNAVIARDVVESGNTSAASIPMALSKLVERGEIATGDPVLLFGFGGNLSYAGQVIRCP, from the coding sequence ATGCGAGGCTCACGCGTCGTCGCGCTCGGGCACTACCAGCCCGCCAAGGTGCTCACCAACGACGAACTCGCCGCCATGGTCGAGACCAGCGACGAGTGGATCCGCAGTCGGGTCGGCATCCACACCCGCCATGTGGCCGGGCCCGACGAACCCGTGGACGAGCTGGCCGCGCACGCCGGCGCCAAGGCGCTCGCCGCGGCCGGGCTGAGCCCCGCCGACATCGACCTCGTGATCGTCGCCACCTCCACGGCGGTCGACCGCTCGCCCAACACCGCGGCCCGGGTCGCCGCCCGCCTCGGCATGGGCGCGCCCGCCGTGATGGACCTCAACGTGGTCTGCGCGGGCTTCACCCACGCCCTGGCCACCGCCGACCACGCGGTACGGGCGGGCTCCTCCACCCGCGCCCTGGTGATCGGCGCCGACAAGATGACCGGCGTGACCGACTGGTCCGACCGCACCACCTGCGTCCTGGTCGGCGACGGCGCGGGCGCGGCCGTGGTCGAGACGGCGGCGGAGGAGCTGATCGGGCCGGTCCTGTGGGGCTCGGTGCCGGAGATGGGCCACGCGGTGCGGATCGAGGGCACCCCGCCGGTCTTCGCGCAGGAGGGCCAGGCCGTCTACCGCTGGGCCACCACCCAGCTGCCGCCGATCGCCCGCCGGGTGTGCGAGCGGGCCGGGGTCACCCCCGAGGAGCTGGCCGCCGTCGTGCTGCACCAGGCCAACCTGCGCATCATCGAACCCGTCGCCCGCAAGATCGGCGCGGTCAACGCGGTGATCGCCCGCGATGTCGTCGAGTCCGGCAACACCTCGGCCGCCAGCATCCCGATGGCCCTGTCCAAGCTGGTGGAACGCGGCGAGATCGCCACCGGCGACCCGGTCCTGCTCTTCGGCTTCGGCGGCAACCTGTCGTACGCGGGCCAGGTCATCCGCTGCCCGTGA